A genome region from Brassica oleracea var. oleracea cultivar TO1000 chromosome C2, BOL, whole genome shotgun sequence includes the following:
- the LOC106326093 gene encoding probable 3-ketoacyl-CoA synthase 20: MNQTMHKASPISLTMSELTTLLSSSGFIFEIFISLLVLHLIYQRLRRRVKVYLLDFTCYRAPDSNRLPMSTLLETIYLANQIDQESIDFQARILERSWLSNQTSIPPSLTEIPLKKSLTSVQTETMTTIFTSVDDLLKKNKISPRSIDILITNCSLHAPTPSLSAMVINKFHMRSNIKSFNLSGMGCAAGILSVSLANDLVKVHRGSLALIVSTEALNTHWYIGKDRSMLLTNCLFRMGAAAVLMSSNDQDRGNAKYELLHVVRTNKAKDDRAYQCIYQDTDSELKQGVSITKDVISVAGDVLKMNLSTLGPLVLPYLELLQYVICKIYKPSSTYTPNFKKAFEHFCIHTGGRAVIQAMEMNLNLKKEDIEPSKMTLHRFGNTSSSSVWYALSYLEAKRRVKRGDKVLQIAFGSGFKCNSAVWRCIREVEPDTDNKWLDFIESYPVDVPDSISIRPC, from the coding sequence ATGAACCAAACCATGCACAAAGCTTCACCAATCTCCTTAACCATGTCAGAGCTGACAACACTTCTCAGCTCAAGTGGTTTTATCTTTGAAATCTTCATTAGTTTGCTAGTATTGCATTTGATCTACCAAAGACTTAGGAGAAGAGTCAAAGTCTACTTACTTGACTTCACTTGTTACCGTGCCCCTGACTCAAACCGCCTCCCAATGTCCACCCTCCTCGAGACCATCTACTTAGCTAACCAGATTGATCAAGAGAGTATCGATTTCCAAGCCAGGATTCTCGAGAGGTCCTGGTTAAGCAACCAAACCAGCATTCCCCCTTCTCTGACCGAAATACCCCTCAAGAAAAGTCTCACCTCGGTCCAAACCGAAACCATGACCACTATCTTCACCTCCGTTGATGATCTCCTCAAGAAAAACAAAATAAGCCCAAGAAGCATAGACATACTAATAACAAACTGTAGCTTACATGCGCCTACGCCGTCTCTTAGTGCAATGGTGATCAACAAGTTCCACATGAGAAGCAATATCAAGAGCTTTAACTTGTCAGGGATGGGCTGTGCAGCTGGGATTCTATCGGTCTCTCTAGCTAACGACTTGGTTAAGGTTCATCGTGGCTCCTTAGCTCTTATTGTCAGCACAGAAGCGCTGAACACGCATTGGTATATCGGTAAAGACAGATCTATGCTTCTTACAAACTGTCTCTTTAGAATGGGAGCAGCTGCGGTGTTGATGTCTAGCAATGATCAAGACAGAGGAAACGCAAAGTATGAGCTCTTGCATGTTGTTAGGACAAACAAAGCTAAAGACGATCGAGCTTACCAATGTATCTACCAAGACACAGACTCCGAGTTAAAGCAAGGAGTGTCGATAACCAAAGATGTAATCAGCGTGGCTGGAGATGTGTTGAAGATGAACTTAAGTACGTTAGGTCCTTTGGTGTTACCTTACTTAGAGCTATTGCAATATGTGATCTGCAAGATCTATAAGCCGAGTTCTACTTATACACCGAACTTCAAGAAAGCGTTTGAGCATTTTTGCATTCATACAGGAGGAAGAGCTGTGATTCAAGCGATGGAGATGAACTTGAACTTGAAAAAAGAAGACATCGAGCCATCGAAGATGACTCTCCATAGGTTTGGGAATACTTCTTCTTCGTCTGTTTGGTACGCACTCTCTTACTTGGAAGCAAAACGGAGAGTGAAAAGAGGAGATAAGGTGTTGCAAATTGCTTTTGGAAGTGGGTTTAAGTGTAACAGTGCTGTCTGGAGATGCATCAGAGAAGTGGAGCCTGACACAGACAACAAATGGCTCGATTTTATTGAATCGTATCCAGTAGATGTACCTGACTCTATAAGTATCAGACCATGCTAG
- the LOC106322945 gene encoding uncharacterized protein LOC106322945, with the protein MVEAKDQDMSDGMQCTNHPFTKNPGGICPLCLQEKLGKLVTSSFPLPKHLSSSSSTSSPSFRSDSVRSSTTTAASLSLSAGNVTDNNNKLPFLLANKKKKMANIVFKRSHSTAAAAYGGSDLTPRKRNGFWSFLHLHSYKHLSSGKKVGSFRSKHTENTLSETETTTTERVNGGGSSKRSGVDVVTATVTQSERRVSRSRSVGCGSRSFSGEFFERITHGFGDCTLRRVESQREGNNNNNKAKVNSSNVGVREIVRCGGIFGGFMIMTPSSSSSSSSSWVSSSSSAEQQHHQGHGGRNRSWGWAFASPMRAFSYSSSGKRGRTISDSTSKNTTPNFDAIPSLLTVRS; encoded by the coding sequence ATGGTGGAAGCAAAGGATCAAGACATGAGCGATGGGATGCAATGCACAAACCATCCCTTCACAAAGAACCCAGGTGGGATCTGTCCTCTCTGTCTCCAAGAAAAGCTCGGAAAGCTCGTCACTTCCTCTTTCCCTCTCCCCAAACACCTCTCCTCCTCTTCTTCCACTTCCTCTCCTTCCTTCAGATCTGACTCCGTACGTAGCTCCACCACCACCGCCGCCTCTCTCTCCCTTTCCGCCGGTAATGTCACTGACAACAACAACAAGCTTCCGTTTTTGCTGGCGAACAAGAAGAAGAAGATGGCGAATATCGTCTTCAAGAGAAGCCACTCAACGGCGGCGGCGGCGTACGGTGGTTCCGATCTCACCCCGAGAAAGCGGAACGGGTTTTGGTCTTTTCTACATCTCCACTCGTACAAACACCTCAGCAGCGGCAAGAAAGTCGGAAGCTTTCGGTCAAAACATACCGAAAACACTTTGTCGGAAACAGAGACAACGACGACGGAGAGAGTGAACGGAGGTGGAAGTAGTAAGAGAAGCGGCGTTGATGTGGTTACAGCGACAGTGACACAGAGCGAGAGGAGAGTGTCGAGATCCAGATCTGTCGGGTGCGGAAGCAGAAGCTTCTCTGGGGAGTTCTTTGAGAGGATCACTCATGGGTTTGGAGATTGTACTTTGAGAAGAGTTGAGTCACAGAGAGAAGGTAACAACAACAACAACAAAGCTAAAGTTAATAGTAGTAATGTTGGTGTGAGGGAGATTGTGAGATGTGGTGGGATCTTTGGTGGGTTTATGATAATGACTCCATCGTCATCTTCCTCGTCATCATCATCATGGGTATCATCATCGTCATCAGCTGAACAACAACATCATCAAGGTCATGGTGGAAGGAACAGGAGCTGGGGATGGGCATTTGCAAGTCCAATGAGAGCTTTCAGTTATTCTTCCTCTGGTAAAAGAGGCCGTACCATTTCAGATTCTACAAGCAAGAACACAACTCCAAACTTTGATGCGATTCCTTCATTGTTAACCGTCAGAAGCTGA